Genomic DNA from Halorussus rarus:
GTCGGGTTCTTCGAGAGCGTCGAGACCCACCTGCCGGCGTTCACCGAGGACCACATCGAGTCGACCGCCAGGGCGCTCGTGGGGGCCGAACCGCTCACCGGGCTGCTCTCGGAGGCGGGCTTCGCCGAGCAGGAGAAGACCGCGCTGGTCTCGAACGTGGTCAACCGGCGCGAGCGGCTCGCGCTGTGGGTGCCGACCAAGGACATCCCCGAGCGGGTCGAGTACGACCTCGCGCACGTCGCGCCGCTTCACCAGCGCGCGCTCGGCGGGGTCGGGCTCTGGATGGACGACCTCGACGAGTACCTCTGGCAGAAGGAGATCCTGATGACCGACGACATCCTCGACAAGGGGATCTGGGACCTGAAGGTGATGCTGGGCGGGGCGGAGCTGCTGACCAAGGCCGCGACCGACGTCGCGGGCGAGGCCGAACTCACGAACAGCCAGCTCACGGCCGCGCTGACGGCCGGCACCGCGAGCATGATCCTCGGTCAGGAGGACCTGACCCAGGACGTGTACCGCATCACCGACGACGTGCGAGCGCCGCGCCCGGAGGGATTCTGACATGTCGACAGACCTGACCAACGACCCGGCAGTCAAGGCCGCCAAGGAGATCGAACTGAAGGAGGTAGAGGACGGCTACACGCTGGTCAACACGCCCGACGAGTCGGTATCGAACCAGTACAACGTCCAGGACATCCCGGAGCGGGACGTGACCCAGGAGATGCTGTCCAACACCGGACAGAATCCCGAGTCCTGGCTGATGTACGGCGGCGACTACACCCAGAAGCGCCACACCACCGCCGACGTCATCACCAAGCAGAACGTCCAGAACCTCGAGATCGAGTACCTCCTGCAGACCGGCGTCGGCTCCAGCATGGAGGGGACGCCGCTGGTCGTTCCGGGCGACCCGCCCGTGATGTACCAGACCAACGGGCCGAACCACGCGAAGGCGGTCAACGCTCGGAACGGCGAGGTGCTGTGGACGTACACCTACTCGAACCCGACCGACATCCACGGCAATCAGCCCGCCGAGGACCGGTTGCTGCTGTGTTGCGACGCCAACAACCGCGGGTTCGCCATCCTCGGCGACAAGGTGTTCATGACCACGCTCGACTCGGGGATGGTCGCGCTCGACCGGTACACCGGCGAGGAGCAGTGGTACACCTCGACCGCCAACTACGAGGTCGGCTACTCGGCGACCTGGGCGCCCGTCATCTACGACGGCAAGCTCATCACCGGGAGCGCGGGCGGCGAGTACGGCGTCCGCGGGTTCATCATGGCGCTCGACCCGGAGAACGGCGACGTCCTCTGGCGGCGGTGGACCACGCCGGAGGACCAGTGGGTCGGCACCAGCTACGAGCAGGGATGTGGTACCAGCTGGATGACCCCGACCGTCGACGAGCAGCGCGACACGCTGTACGCGCCGATCGGCAACCCCGGTCCGGACTTCGACGGCTCGGTTCGGCCCGGCCCGAATCCCTTCACGTGCGGGACGTTGGCGGTCGACACCAACAGCGGCGACGTCAAGTGGAACTTCCAGGAGAGCCCCCACGACGTCTGGGACTACGACTCGATCGCGCCGCGCATCCTGCTGCGCGACCAGGAGGTCCGGGGCGAGACCCGCGACGTGGTGGTCAACCCCGGCAAGACGGGGTGGAACTACACCACCGACGCCGAGTCCGGCAAGCTGCTCGTGCGGAGCCAGCCGACCTGCCAGCACATCAACATGTGGGAGATGGTCCCGCACGTCGACAGCGACGAGAGCATCTCGTACGTGCCCGGACCGCAGGGCGGCAACGACTGGCAGCCGCCGTCGTACAGCCCGCAGACCGGGTACGTCTACCTCAAGCAGCAGAACACGCCGGTCGAGATGTGGTGGGACCACGCCGAGTACGAGCCGGGCACGGCCTACTTCGGCGGCACGTTCGACGACTGGCCCCACGTCGAGACGCCCGAGGGGTGGAACGGCCACACCAGCGCCATCGTCGCGGTCGACCCGCTCACGGGCGAGCGGGTCTGGCGCGAGTGGATCGACGACCGCAACTACCTCTGGGGCGGTTCGATGACGACCGCGACGGGGCTGGTGTTCCTGGGAACGCAGAAGAACCGGTTCATCGCCTACGACGGCGAGACCGGCGACCGGCTCTGGGAGTCGCCGAACCTCGGCGCACCCATCAGCTCCTCGCCGATGAGCTGGTACGATCCGGGAACCGGGAAGCAGTACGTCGCGGTACAGGTCGGCGGCAGCGGCTGGCTGCGCCACGGTCCGCGGGGCAGCACGGTCGCCGTCTTCTCGCTCGCCGAGTGAACGAACAACACAGATTACAACCATGTCACACGACTTCACGCGGCGTTCGTTCCTCTCGGCGGCGACCGGAGCGAGCGCCCTGGCGTTCGGTATCGGCTCGACGGGCGCGAGGCAGGGACCGACCTACACCCTCGCGATGACTCCAAACGGTTGGGTGGGACAGTCGCCGACGGAGATAGACGGGCAGAACAATCCGACGCTCAACCCCGACCCCGGACAGGAGGTGACGATCGAGTGGGAGAACCGGACCGACATCATCCACAACTTCGCCATCACGAGGCGGTATCCGGGCGGGGAGGCGCTCCAGCGGTCGGACTACGTCGCCCCGGGCGAGAGCCAGTCGGTCACGTTCACCGCCGAGGAGGGCCTCGGGGCGTACTACTGCGAGAACCACCTCGACGAGATGGGCGAGATCGTCGTCGGCGAGGGCCAGCAGACCCAGGCGACGACCCAGGACGTGGAGGTCGAGCGCACGGCGCAGGCCTCCGTCCCGGTGACGACGTTCCGGTTCGTCGGCTCCACGGAGGGCTGGCAGGGGCTCGCGCCGTCGAGCATCCAGGGCGAGACGAACCCGACGCTCCAGATGGTGCCGGGCAACCTGTACGCCATCCACTGGATCAACGGCGACGGCGCGCCCCACAACGTCGAGATCAAGAACGACCTGAACCAGGAACT
This window encodes:
- a CDS encoding pyrroloquinoline quinone-dependent dehydrogenase, whose translation is MSTDLTNDPAVKAAKEIELKEVEDGYTLVNTPDESVSNQYNVQDIPERDVTQEMLSNTGQNPESWLMYGGDYTQKRHTTADVITKQNVQNLEIEYLLQTGVGSSMEGTPLVVPGDPPVMYQTNGPNHAKAVNARNGEVLWTYTYSNPTDIHGNQPAEDRLLLCCDANNRGFAILGDKVFMTTLDSGMVALDRYTGEEQWYTSTANYEVGYSATWAPVIYDGKLITGSAGGEYGVRGFIMALDPENGDVLWRRWTTPEDQWVGTSYEQGCGTSWMTPTVDEQRDTLYAPIGNPGPDFDGSVRPGPNPFTCGTLAVDTNSGDVKWNFQESPHDVWDYDSIAPRILLRDQEVRGETRDVVVNPGKTGWNYTTDAESGKLLVRSQPTCQHINMWEMVPHVDSDESISYVPGPQGGNDWQPPSYSPQTGYVYLKQQNTPVEMWWDHAEYEPGTAYFGGTFDDWPHVETPEGWNGHTSAIVAVDPLTGERVWREWIDDRNYLWGGSMTTATGLVFLGTQKNRFIAYDGETGDRLWESPNLGAPISSSPMSWYDPGTGKQYVAVQVGGSGWLRHGPRGSTVAVFSLAE
- a CDS encoding cupredoxin domain-containing protein; amino-acid sequence: MSHDFTRRSFLSAATGASALAFGIGSTGARQGPTYTLAMTPNGWVGQSPTEIDGQNNPTLNPDPGQEVTIEWENRTDIIHNFAITRRYPGGEALQRSDYVAPGESQSVTFTAEEGLGAYYCENHLDEMGEIVVGEGQQTQATTQDVEVERTAQASVPVTTFRFVGSTEGWQGLAPSSIQGETNPTLQMVPGNLYAIHWINGDGAPHNVEIKNDLNQELVRSDITARGGATQTVKFLATEQMTEYYCQYHPLRMSGDIEFVSEEQVTQQPTTAEEQAEFTRHTVSRDISQANETQQTTAPGRTTTAADQMTTEEQTTMAGQTTVPGQTTMANQTTAPGQTTTANQTTTMANQTTVPGQTTMANQTTAADVGSVDVSSIVRQVPAPGFGALTALGGIGGAMSYLLSRGNDEE